A single Streptomyces mirabilis DNA region contains:
- a CDS encoding PP2C family protein-serine/threonine phosphatase → MGNVGVRRVSVDRLVEQPSGRGLVAIPLALIVVITVVDLHSPTDVHLGPLLVIAPALTASLAGPRLTAVVGVLAVAAQVFIAVFHGGLTTANHIAQIIALTVLSALVVFVCHVRERRARELSRARSVAETAQRVLLRPPPRRIGPLRVAWLYLAAEDETQIGGDLFAVARSAQSSTRVIIGDVRGKGLASIGEASVVLGSFREGAHRYASLPELTAALEVSVCRDLEDVADTEHDPGEHFTTALVLDIPDEGSEAWMINCGHPPPLLLRDREVTVLYARHPVPPLGMCELPAASHRPDPFTFETGDVLLLYTDGVIEARSPSGAFYPLAERVASFPAAGPDALLRHIHDDLLAHVGDHPGDDAALLIIERTASHHPHRPHFTTRPADGHHRLHAGGSPPPSAER, encoded by the coding sequence ATGGGAAATGTGGGTGTCCGGCGTGTGTCAGTGGACCGCCTCGTGGAGCAGCCGTCGGGCCGCGGACTGGTGGCAATCCCACTCGCGCTGATCGTAGTGATCACCGTGGTGGACCTCCACTCCCCGACCGATGTCCACCTGGGTCCGTTGCTGGTCATCGCCCCCGCCCTCACCGCCTCCCTGGCCGGGCCACGGCTGACCGCGGTGGTCGGGGTGCTGGCCGTGGCCGCCCAGGTCTTCATCGCGGTGTTCCACGGCGGGCTGACCACCGCCAACCACATCGCGCAGATCATCGCCCTGACCGTGCTCTCCGCGCTGGTGGTCTTCGTCTGCCATGTACGCGAGCGGCGCGCCCGAGAGCTGAGCCGGGCGCGGTCGGTGGCCGAGACGGCGCAGCGGGTCCTGCTTCGACCGCCGCCCCGCCGGATCGGGCCCCTGCGCGTGGCCTGGCTGTATCTGGCCGCCGAGGACGAGACGCAGATCGGCGGCGACCTGTTCGCGGTCGCCCGCTCCGCCCAGTCCTCCACGCGGGTGATCATCGGGGACGTACGCGGCAAGGGGCTGGCCTCCATCGGCGAGGCCTCGGTGGTGCTGGGATCGTTCCGTGAGGGCGCTCACCGGTACGCCAGCCTGCCCGAGCTCACGGCGGCACTGGAGGTCAGCGTGTGCCGCGACCTGGAGGACGTGGCCGACACCGAGCACGACCCGGGCGAGCACTTCACCACCGCGCTCGTGCTGGACATCCCCGACGAGGGGTCGGAGGCCTGGATGATCAACTGCGGTCATCCACCGCCTCTCCTGCTGCGCGACCGCGAGGTCACGGTCCTGTACGCGCGCCACCCCGTCCCCCCGCTGGGCATGTGCGAGCTGCCCGCCGCGAGCCACCGCCCCGACCCGTTCACCTTCGAAACCGGTGACGTCCTCCTGCTCTACACCGACGGCGTCATCGAAGCCCGCTCACCGTCGGGCGCCTTCTACCCGCTCGCCGAGAGGGTCGCCTCCTTTCCCGCCGCCGGCCCCGACGCCCTGCTGCGGCACATCCACGACGACCTCCTCGCGCACGTCGGCGACCACCCCGGCGACGACGCCGCCCTCCTGATCATCGAACGCACCGCCTCCCATCACCCGCATCGACCGCACTTCACCACCCGCCCCGCCGACGGCCACCACCGGCTCCACGCCGGCGGATCGCCGCCCCCGTCGGCGGAACGCTGA
- a CDS encoding FAD-dependent oxidoreductase, with protein MPRPLRVAIVGAGPAGIYAADALLKSAVAVEPGVSIDLFERMPAPFGLIRYGVAPDHPRIKGIITALHQVLDKPQIRLFGNVDYPGDINLDDLRTFYDAVIFSTGATADRALDIPGIGLDGSYGAADFVSWYDGHPDVARTWPLEAEKVAVLGVGNVALDVARILAKTADELLPTEIPQNVYDGLKANKALEVHVFGRRGPAQAKFSPMELRELDHSPNIEVIVDPEDIDYDEGSIATRRGNKQADMVAKTLENWAIRDIGERPHKLFLHFFESPTEILGENGQVVGLRTERTALDGTGNVKGTGEFKDWDLGAVYRAVGYLSDELPKLPWDADSGTVPDQGGRVIEETGEHLQSTYVTGWIRRGPVGLIGHTKGDANETVASLLDDHANGRLHTPGSPDPEAVDAFLGERDVRFTTWEGWYRLDAAEKALGEPQGRERVKIVEREDMLDASGA; from the coding sequence ATGCCTCGCCCTCTGCGGGTAGCCATTGTCGGAGCCGGCCCCGCCGGGATCTACGCTGCCGACGCGCTGCTGAAGTCCGCAGTTGCGGTCGAGCCCGGTGTGTCCATCGACCTCTTCGAACGGATGCCGGCCCCCTTCGGTCTCATCCGCTACGGCGTGGCCCCCGACCACCCCCGGATCAAGGGCATCATCACGGCCCTGCACCAGGTGCTCGACAAGCCTCAGATACGTCTCTTCGGCAATGTCGACTACCCGGGGGACATCAACCTCGACGACCTGCGCACCTTCTACGACGCCGTGATCTTCTCCACGGGGGCGACGGCCGACCGGGCCCTCGACATACCTGGCATCGGCCTCGACGGCTCGTACGGCGCCGCGGACTTCGTCTCCTGGTACGACGGCCACCCGGACGTGGCGCGGACCTGGCCGCTCGAAGCGGAGAAGGTCGCCGTCCTCGGCGTCGGCAACGTCGCGCTCGACGTCGCCCGCATCCTCGCCAAGACCGCCGACGAACTGCTGCCGACCGAGATCCCGCAGAACGTCTACGACGGCCTCAAGGCCAACAAGGCTCTGGAGGTCCACGTCTTCGGCCGCCGCGGCCCGGCGCAGGCGAAGTTCAGCCCGATGGAGCTGCGGGAGCTGGACCACTCCCCGAACATCGAGGTCATCGTCGACCCCGAGGACATCGACTACGACGAGGGCTCGATCGCGACCCGGCGCGGCAACAAGCAGGCCGACATGGTCGCCAAGACCCTGGAGAACTGGGCCATCCGCGACATCGGTGAGCGCCCGCACAAGCTTTTCCTGCACTTCTTCGAGTCCCCGACCGAGATCCTCGGCGAGAACGGCCAGGTCGTCGGCCTGCGCACCGAGCGCACCGCCCTCGACGGCACCGGCAACGTCAAGGGAACCGGCGAGTTCAAGGACTGGGACCTCGGTGCGGTCTACCGCGCCGTGGGCTACCTGTCCGACGAACTGCCCAAGCTCCCCTGGGACGCCGATTCGGGCACGGTCCCGGACCAGGGCGGCCGCGTGATCGAGGAGACCGGCGAGCACCTGCAGTCGACGTACGTCACCGGCTGGATCCGACGCGGCCCTGTGGGCCTGATCGGCCACACCAAGGGCGACGCCAACGAGACCGTCGCCAGCCTGCTCGACGACCACGCGAACGGACGTCTGCACACGCCCGGGTCGCCCGACCCGGAGGCCGTGGACGCGTTCCTCGGCGAGCGGGACGTCCGCTTCACCACCTGGGAGGGCTGGTACCGCCTGGACGCCGCGGAGAAGGCGCTGGGCGAACCGCAGGGCCGGGAACGCGTGAAGATCGTCGAGCGCGAGGACATGCTCGACGCGAGCGGCGCATAG
- the ligA gene encoding NAD-dependent DNA ligase LigA, whose product MTTPAAVIVDAAAYAQAVEDAVKASAAYYAGGTSVLDDDTYDRLVRGIAAWESAHPEEVLPDSPTGKVAGGAVEGDVPHTVPMLSLDNVFSPEEFTAWTASLARRIGHDVTRFGVEPKLDGLAIAARYTHGRLTRLITRGDGTAGEDVSHAIGTVEGLPAELAEPVTAEVRGEVLMTTAQFEHANEVRTAHGGQPFANPRNAAAGTLRAKDRAYTVPMTFFGYALLPLPGTEKALAARLGEGAHSELMARCGELGVNTTAATAVPGTTAETAEQVLARVKEIAALRAELPFGIDGIVIKADLAADQEAAGSGSRAPRWAIAYKLPAVEKITRLLEVEWNVGRTGIIAPRAVLEPVEIDGSTITYATLHNPADITRRDLRLGDHVMVHRAGDVIPRVEAPVAHLRTGEERPIVFPEVCPRCGSAIDTSEQRWRCENGRDCHLVAALSYAAGRDQLDIEGLGHTRVVQLVEAGLVADLADVFALTRDQLLGLERMGETSTDNLLAAIGAAKGQPLSRVLCALGVRGTGRSMSRRIARYFATMDHIRAADAEAVQRVEGIGTEKAPSIVAELAELAPLIDKLAAAGVNMTEPGATAPVIADDTDAGTQGAEPAGGPLTGMAVVVTGGMTGPLEKLSRNEMNELIERAGGRSSSSVSKKTTLVVAGEGAGSKRAKAEDLGIRLVTPDEFATLVADYVDRPLTADVT is encoded by the coding sequence ATGACAACACCAGCCGCAGTGATCGTGGATGCCGCCGCCTACGCGCAGGCGGTCGAGGACGCCGTGAAGGCTTCGGCCGCCTACTACGCGGGCGGCACGTCAGTACTGGACGACGACACCTACGACCGGCTCGTGCGGGGCATCGCGGCGTGGGAGTCCGCTCATCCCGAGGAGGTGCTGCCCGACTCACCGACCGGGAAGGTCGCCGGTGGCGCCGTGGAGGGCGATGTCCCGCACACGGTACCCATGCTGAGCCTGGACAACGTGTTCTCGCCGGAGGAGTTCACCGCCTGGACCGCGTCGCTGGCCCGGCGGATCGGCCATGACGTCACACGGTTCGGCGTCGAGCCGAAACTCGACGGGCTCGCGATCGCCGCCCGGTACACCCATGGTCGCCTCACCCGGCTGATCACCCGTGGCGACGGGACGGCCGGGGAGGACGTCTCGCACGCCATCGGCACCGTCGAAGGCCTCCCGGCCGAACTCGCCGAGCCGGTCACGGCGGAGGTGCGCGGCGAAGTCCTGATGACCACCGCCCAGTTCGAACACGCCAACGAGGTGCGCACCGCGCACGGCGGGCAGCCGTTCGCGAACCCGCGCAACGCCGCGGCGGGCACCCTGCGCGCCAAGGACCGCGCCTACACCGTGCCGATGACCTTCTTCGGCTACGCCCTGCTGCCGCTGCCCGGCACCGAGAAGGCCCTCGCGGCGCGGCTGGGTGAGGGCGCGCACAGCGAGCTGATGGCGCGGTGCGGCGAGCTCGGCGTGAACACCACCGCCGCCACCGCCGTGCCCGGGACCACGGCGGAGACCGCCGAGCAGGTCCTGGCCCGGGTGAAGGAGATCGCCGCGCTGCGGGCGGAGTTGCCGTTCGGGATCGACGGGATCGTCATCAAGGCCGACCTCGCCGCCGATCAGGAGGCCGCCGGATCCGGTTCGCGCGCACCGCGCTGGGCAATCGCCTACAAGCTGCCGGCCGTGGAGAAGATCACCCGACTGCTGGAGGTGGAGTGGAACGTGGGCCGCACCGGCATCATCGCTCCGCGCGCGGTCCTCGAACCGGTCGAGATCGACGGCTCCACCATCACCTACGCCACCCTCCACAACCCTGCCGACATCACCCGCCGCGACCTGCGTCTGGGCGACCATGTGATGGTCCACCGCGCCGGGGACGTGATTCCCCGCGTCGAGGCTCCCGTCGCCCATCTGCGCACCGGCGAGGAGCGGCCGATCGTCTTCCCCGAGGTGTGCCCGCGGTGCGGCTCCGCCATCGACACCAGCGAGCAGCGCTGGCGCTGCGAGAACGGCCGCGACTGCCACCTGGTCGCCGCTCTCTCGTACGCCGCCGGCCGCGACCAGCTCGACATCGAGGGCCTGGGCCACACCCGTGTCGTCCAGCTCGTCGAGGCGGGCCTGGTCGCCGATCTCGCCGACGTGTTCGCCCTCACCCGCGACCAGCTCCTCGGCCTGGAACGGATGGGTGAGACCAGCACCGACAATCTCCTCGCGGCGATCGGCGCGGCCAAGGGGCAGCCGTTGTCGCGGGTGCTGTGCGCGCTCGGCGTCCGCGGTACGGGCCGCTCCATGTCCCGTCGTATCGCGCGGTACTTCGCCACCATGGACCACATACGTGCCGCCGACGCCGAAGCGGTGCAGCGAGTCGAGGGCATCGGCACGGAGAAGGCCCCGTCCATCGTGGCCGAACTCGCCGAACTCGCCCCGCTCATCGACAAGCTCGCCGCGGCAGGGGTCAACATGACCGAGCCCGGCGCCACTGCGCCCGTCATCGCCGACGACACCGACGCCGGTACCCAGGGCGCGGAGCCGGCGGGAGGGCCGCTGACCGGGATGGCGGTCGTCGTCACCGGAGGCATGACCGGCCCGCTGGAGAAGCTCAGCCGCAACGAGATGAACGAACTCATCGAGCGCGCCGGCGGCCGCTCCTCCTCCAGCGTCTCCAAGAAGACCACGCTGGTCGTCGCCGGCGAAGGCGCCGGATCCAAGCGCGCCAAGGCCGAGGACCTCGGCATCCGGCTGGTCACCCCCGACGAGTTCGCGACGCTGGTCGCCGACTACGTCGACCGGCCCCTGACGGCCGACGTGACCTGA
- a CDS encoding TetR/AcrR family transcriptional regulator has protein sequence MQQKKATPLRSDAQRNRERILDVALAELTRSADTPLSAIAKKAGVGQGTFYRNFPNREALLLEIYRHEVQQVADAAAQLLESRAPDRALREWMDRLAQFAMTKVGLAEALRATTLAHGTLTRLGHGAMSSATALLLAANDKAGTIRPGVTPEDFFLFIAGLWQIDADGDWQPRATRLLDLVMDGLRVGAPGSAPPE, from the coding sequence GTGCAGCAGAAGAAGGCGACCCCGCTGCGCTCGGACGCGCAACGCAATCGCGAGCGCATCCTCGATGTGGCCCTGGCCGAGCTGACGCGGTCGGCGGACACCCCGCTCAGCGCGATCGCCAAGAAGGCGGGGGTCGGGCAAGGGACGTTCTACCGCAACTTCCCCAATCGCGAGGCACTCCTCCTGGAGATCTACCGCCACGAGGTGCAGCAGGTCGCCGACGCCGCGGCCCAGCTGCTCGAGTCGCGTGCGCCGGACCGGGCCCTGCGGGAGTGGATGGACCGCCTGGCCCAGTTCGCCATGACCAAGGTCGGCCTGGCCGAGGCCCTGCGCGCGACCACCCTCGCGCACGGCACCCTGACCCGGCTGGGACACGGCGCGATGTCCTCGGCCACCGCGCTGCTCCTGGCGGCGAACGACAAGGCGGGCACCATCCGCCCCGGAGTGACGCCCGAGGACTTCTTCCTCTTCATCGCCGGTCTCTGGCAGATCGACGCGGACGGCGACTGGCAGCCGCGCGCCACCCGCCTTCTGGACCTCGTGATGGACGGTCTACGGGTGGGCGCGCCGGGTTCCGCGCCGCCGGAGTGA
- a CDS encoding (2Fe-2S)-binding protein, which yields MAPTTSGATTSTSSAITLHVNGEKYTLPVDHRTTLLDALRERLDLTGTKKGCDQGQCGACTVLLDGRRAVSCLQLAVAAEGREITTIEGVADGERLHPVQQAFLDLDGYQCGYCTPGQICSALAVIEEHAAGWPSAVTADVRPEAGVPQLTPEEIRERMSGNLCRCGAYVSIVQAVARAAQSSDTRSSETKEAAA from the coding sequence ATGGCCCCCACGACGTCCGGCGCCACGACCTCGACGTCCAGCGCCATCACCCTGCACGTCAACGGCGAGAAGTACACGCTGCCCGTCGACCATCGCACCACCCTGCTCGACGCGCTGCGTGAGCGTCTCGATCTCACCGGTACCAAGAAAGGCTGTGATCAGGGCCAGTGCGGCGCCTGCACCGTGCTGCTCGACGGACGCCGGGCCGTCTCCTGTCTGCAACTCGCCGTCGCCGCCGAGGGACGCGAGATCACCACCATCGAAGGGGTGGCGGACGGTGAGCGGCTGCATCCCGTGCAACAGGCCTTCCTCGACCTCGACGGCTACCAGTGCGGCTACTGCACGCCCGGCCAGATCTGTTCGGCCCTCGCGGTGATCGAGGAGCACGCGGCGGGCTGGCCGAGCGCCGTGACCGCCGACGTGCGGCCCGAAGCGGGGGTCCCGCAGCTCACGCCCGAGGAGATCCGTGAGCGGATGAGCGGCAACCTGTGCCGGTGCGGCGCGTATGTGTCGATCGTCCAGGCGGTCGCGCGGGCGGCGCAGTCGTCCGATACGCGGTCGTCCGAGACCAAGGAGGCGGCAGCATGA
- a CDS encoding FAD binding domain-containing protein, with product MREFDYERAFDVTGAVALLGADPDARYLGGGTNLVDLMKSGVERPARLVDVRELPLGRIQFTKSGGLRIGATVTNSDLAAHPDVRRHYPALTQAVLAGASGQLRNMATVGGNLLQRTRCGYFTDLAKPCNKRVPGSGCPAVEGEHHNHAILGASTHCVATHPSDMAVALTAFDAVVSYETADGPGELPLAEFYLPVGDTPHLETALPPGALITGVTLPAAPVAARSRYRKVRERASYAFAIGSIAAALDVHDGVVREVRLAFGAVASRPWRARAAERELTGGPASAEAFAAAADAELAAARTLPHNGYKVPLMRNLVVAMLTELTEEAAR from the coding sequence ATGAGGGAGTTCGACTACGAGCGCGCCTTCGACGTCACCGGCGCGGTCGCTCTGCTGGGCGCCGACCCCGACGCGCGCTATCTCGGCGGAGGTACCAATCTCGTCGACCTGATGAAGAGCGGGGTGGAGCGGCCCGCCCGGCTCGTCGACGTGCGTGAACTCCCCCTTGGCCGAATTCAGTTCACAAAGAGCGGCGGGCTGCGCATCGGCGCGACCGTGACCAACAGCGACCTCGCCGCCCATCCCGACGTGCGGCGCCACTACCCGGCGTTGACCCAGGCAGTGCTGGCCGGGGCCTCCGGTCAGCTGCGCAACATGGCCACGGTCGGCGGAAACCTGCTCCAGCGCACCCGCTGCGGCTACTTCACCGACCTGGCGAAGCCCTGCAACAAGCGGGTCCCCGGCAGCGGTTGCCCGGCCGTCGAGGGCGAGCACCACAACCACGCCATCCTCGGCGCCTCCACGCACTGCGTGGCCACGCACCCCTCGGACATGGCCGTGGCCCTCACCGCCTTCGACGCCGTCGTCTCGTACGAAACGGCGGACGGGCCGGGGGAGTTGCCGCTCGCGGAGTTCTATCTGCCGGTGGGTGACACCCCGCACCTGGAGACCGCTCTGCCGCCCGGCGCGCTGATCACCGGCGTCACCCTGCCGGCCGCCCCGGTCGCCGCCCGATCCCGCTACCGCAAGGTGCGCGAGCGCGCCTCGTACGCGTTCGCGATCGGCTCGATCGCCGCCGCACTCGACGTCCACGACGGTGTCGTACGCGAAGTGCGCCTCGCCTTCGGGGCGGTGGCCTCCCGGCCGTGGCGGGCCCGAGCGGCCGAGCGGGAGCTGACCGGGGGACCGGCGAGCGCCGAGGCCTTCGCCGCCGCAGCGGACGCCGAGCTCGCGGCCGCCCGGACACTGCCCCACAACGGATACAAGGTGCCCCTGATGCGCAATCTCGTCGTGGCGATGCTGACCGAACTCACCGAGGAGGCGGCCCGATGA
- a CDS encoding xanthine dehydrogenase family protein molybdopterin-binding subunit, which yields MTGTTATTTATTAATATFGAVGAAHTRVEGVAKVTGAARYAGEVPYPELAHGWLVLSTVARGRIRAVESAPVLAMPGVVAVLHHENAPRLNGDYTNAFGVPDPIAQIFQHDRVPFAGWPVALVVAETSEQAREAAESLVVVYDEEPHDVVFTAGLPGVYAPESAPAATKGDLEAELAASAVVVDAEYSTPEEHHSPMEPHAAIARWDGGRLEVVDSNQGSRFVADELAKLFSLDPQSVRVRSEHVGGGFGSKGTRPHSVAAAMAATVLQRPVRVVLTRRQMFSLVGYRSPTAQRVRLGADEDGRLRAFDHRAESLTSTVHEFVERCSEFGRAMYDSDAHYSQSRVVRLDVPTPSWMRAPGEAPGSFALESALDELAEKCGLDPIALRARNEPAVGPVSGLPFSGRNLLACFEEGARRFGWADRDPRPGVRREGRWLLGTGTAASTFPVLSAPSTAAVTAEPDGSFTVRITASDIGTGARTALTLIAADALEVAPERIRMRIADSDFGFAMIAGGSMGTRSWAWAIRVAADELRERLALGGGIPPEGITARSDTSQAVGALEQKERHSFGAQFAEVAVDVTSGEVRVRRMLGIFAAGRIVNPLTARGQFVGGMIWGLSMALHEEAHRDRASGGHVGADLAGYHFSAHADVPDIEADWVDDPDPGDPVGIKGIGEIGVVGAAAAIANAVWHATGVRHRNLPIRPDRVLLAGTGGDRDA from the coding sequence ATGACCGGTACGACCGCGACCACGACCGCGACGACGGCGGCGACCGCGACGTTCGGGGCCGTCGGCGCCGCGCACACCCGCGTCGAGGGCGTGGCCAAGGTCACCGGGGCGGCGCGCTACGCGGGCGAGGTCCCGTATCCCGAACTCGCCCACGGCTGGCTGGTGTTGTCCACCGTGGCCCGTGGCCGGATCCGTGCGGTGGAGTCCGCGCCCGTCCTGGCGATGCCGGGCGTCGTCGCCGTCCTGCACCACGAGAACGCCCCGCGTCTCAACGGCGACTACACGAACGCCTTCGGGGTGCCCGACCCGATCGCCCAGATATTCCAGCACGACCGGGTCCCGTTCGCGGGCTGGCCGGTGGCTCTGGTGGTCGCCGAGACGTCCGAACAGGCCAGGGAGGCCGCCGAGTCCCTTGTCGTCGTGTACGACGAGGAGCCGCACGACGTCGTGTTCACCGCCGGGCTTCCCGGGGTGTACGCGCCGGAGAGCGCCCCCGCCGCGACGAAGGGTGACCTCGAGGCCGAACTCGCCGCGTCCGCCGTCGTCGTGGACGCCGAGTACAGCACTCCGGAGGAGCACCACAGCCCCATGGAGCCGCACGCGGCGATCGCGCGCTGGGACGGCGGCCGGCTCGAGGTCGTCGACTCCAACCAGGGCAGCAGGTTCGTGGCGGACGAGCTCGCGAAGCTGTTCTCGCTCGACCCCCAGTCGGTGCGGGTGCGTTCGGAACACGTCGGAGGCGGCTTCGGCTCCAAGGGCACCCGCCCGCACTCGGTCGCCGCCGCGATGGCCGCGACCGTCCTGCAGCGTCCCGTCCGCGTCGTACTGACCCGCCGTCAGATGTTCTCGCTGGTCGGCTACCGCAGCCCCACGGCCCAGCGGGTCAGGCTCGGCGCCGACGAGGACGGCCGGCTGCGCGCGTTCGACCACCGGGCCGAGAGCCTCACCTCGACCGTCCACGAGTTCGTCGAGCGGTGCTCCGAGTTCGGACGTGCGATGTACGACTCCGACGCGCACTACTCGCAGAGCCGTGTCGTACGGCTCGACGTGCCGACCCCGAGCTGGATGCGGGCTCCGGGCGAGGCACCGGGCTCGTTCGCGCTGGAGTCCGCGCTCGACGAACTCGCCGAGAAGTGCGGACTCGACCCGATCGCGCTGCGCGCCCGCAACGAACCGGCCGTCGGCCCCGTCTCCGGGTTGCCGTTCAGCGGCCGCAACCTGCTCGCGTGCTTCGAGGAGGGGGCCCGCCGGTTCGGCTGGGCGGACCGTGACCCGCGTCCCGGCGTTCGCCGCGAGGGCCGCTGGTTGCTCGGGACCGGCACCGCCGCCTCCACGTTCCCCGTGCTGTCCGCCCCGTCCACGGCGGCCGTGACGGCCGAGCCGGACGGCAGCTTCACCGTACGGATCACCGCGTCCGACATCGGGACCGGGGCCCGGACCGCGCTCACCCTGATCGCCGCGGACGCGCTGGAGGTGGCGCCCGAGCGCATCCGGATGCGCATCGCGGACAGCGACTTCGGCTTCGCGATGATCGCCGGCGGCTCGATGGGCACCCGCTCCTGGGCCTGGGCGATCAGGGTCGCGGCGGACGAGCTGCGCGAGCGGCTGGCCCTGGGCGGCGGCATTCCGCCCGAGGGGATCACGGCACGCTCGGACACCTCACAGGCGGTCGGCGCGCTGGAGCAGAAGGAACGGCACTCCTTCGGGGCGCAGTTCGCCGAGGTCGCCGTCGATGTCACCAGCGGGGAGGTGCGGGTGCGGCGGATGCTCGGCATCTTCGCGGCCGGCCGGATCGTCAACCCGCTGACCGCGCGCGGGCAGTTCGTCGGAGGCATGATCTGGGGCCTGTCCATGGCCCTGCACGAGGAGGCTCACCGGGACCGGGCAAGCGGCGGCCATGTCGGCGCCGACCTCGCCGGCTACCACTTCTCCGCGCACGCCGACGTACCCGACATCGAGGCGGACTGGGTGGACGATCCCGACCCCGGGGACCCGGTCGGCATCAAGGGCATCGGCGAGATCGGGGTCGTCGGAGCGGCGGCGGCGATCGCCAACGCGGTCTGGCACGCGACGGGTGTACGTCACCGGAATCTGCCGATCCGCCCGGACCGGGTGCTGCTGGCGGGCACGGGAGGGGACCGGGATGCTTGA
- a CDS encoding XdhC family protein, with protein MLDIADELNRWAEEGRDFAVATVVSVGGSAPRGPGAALAVDSGGTAVGSVSGGCVEGAVYDLCVQALQDGRTVLERFGYSDEDAFAVGLTCGGVIEVLVTPVRADAPERPVYAAALAVASRGEAAAVARVARGPVELLGRVLLVRPDGSSGSSGASTSYVGGSGVSHEGGLGGRPELDRTAVAEARALLAAGRTGTLELSEDGARCPGGVTLLVESSVPPPRMIVFGAVDFATALVRVGRFLGYHVTVCDARPVFATRVRFPDADEIVVDWPHRYLRRTVTDDRTVLCVLTHDAKFDVPLLEVALRMPVAFVGAMGSRRTHEDRARRLREVGLGERELARLRSPIGLDLGARTPEETALSIAAEIVAAREGGTGAPLTGSGTPIHRDGGGRGTGAEGAREAAA; from the coding sequence ATGCTTGACATCGCCGACGAGCTGAACCGGTGGGCCGAGGAGGGCCGGGACTTCGCCGTCGCCACCGTCGTGAGCGTCGGCGGCAGCGCCCCGCGCGGCCCCGGCGCCGCCCTCGCGGTCGACAGCGGCGGCACGGCCGTCGGCTCGGTCTCCGGCGGCTGTGTGGAAGGCGCCGTGTACGACCTGTGCGTCCAGGCGCTCCAGGACGGCCGGACGGTGCTGGAGCGGTTCGGCTACAGCGACGAGGATGCCTTCGCGGTGGGGTTGACCTGCGGCGGGGTCATCGAGGTCCTGGTCACCCCGGTGCGCGCGGACGCGCCTGAGCGGCCGGTGTACGCGGCGGCGCTGGCGGTCGCGTCCCGGGGCGAGGCGGCGGCCGTGGCCCGGGTGGCCAGGGGGCCGGTAGAACTGCTGGGGAGGGTGCTGCTCGTCCGCCCCGACGGCTCGTCCGGCTCCTCCGGGGCGTCCACGTCGTACGTGGGAGGCTCGGGCGTCTCCCACGAGGGGGGCCTCGGCGGTCGTCCGGAGCTGGACCGCACGGCGGTGGCCGAGGCCCGTGCCCTGCTGGCGGCGGGCCGCACCGGCACCCTCGAACTGTCGGAGGACGGCGCGCGCTGCCCGGGTGGCGTGACCCTGCTCGTCGAGTCGAGCGTGCCGCCGCCCCGAATGATCGTCTTCGGCGCCGTGGACTTCGCGACGGCGCTGGTACGGGTGGGCAGGTTCCTCGGCTATCACGTGACCGTGTGCGACGCCCGCCCGGTCTTCGCCACCCGGGTCCGCTTCCCCGACGCCGACGAGATCGTGGTCGACTGGCCGCACCGCTACCTGCGGCGCACCGTGACCGACGACCGCACGGTCCTGTGCGTGCTCACCCACGACGCCAAGTTCGACGTACCGCTGCTGGAGGTGGCCCTGCGGATGCCGGTGGCGTTCGTCGGCGCCATGGGGTCGCGCCGCACGCACGAGGACCGTGCGCGGCGGCTGCGCGAAGTCGGTCTCGGCGAGCGGGAGTTGGCCCGCCTGAGATCCCCGATCGGGCTCGACCTCGGGGCCCGTACGCCCGAGGAGACCGCGCTGTCCATCGCGGCGGAGATCGTCGCGGCCCGGGAGGGCGGGACAGGCGCTCCTCTCACCGGCTCCGGTACACCGATCCACCGTGACGGGGGCGGGCGGGGGACCGGTGCGGAGGGGGCGAGGGAGGCTGCTGCCTGA